A region of the Desulfuribacillus alkaliarsenatis genome:
CCGAGCTTTTCAACAACTTTGGAAGAACGCTTTCCATTTTCGTAAATTGATTTAACCACATATAAAGATGCAGCATTTTTTGAATTAACAATTTGTAGCCTCATTTATACACCGTCCCCTTGTCGATTGCTTATATTATAACACATTGTGAAACATTGTGCACTATATAAATAGAAAAATTGACAAAAAAATAAGCCTACATCAAGGCTTGTTGGGATTTTTTCTTTATTAAAGTGTCAAAGACCCGGGCACCAATAGCTAATTAAAAGCTTTATCATAAAACTAGCAGAAGACGAAGTAGGAAATATATACCTTAGCAAAGAAAGTGAGATATGATATTATAATATAGAATGGAATGGAGGAGCGGAGGTAAACGAATGGAACAGCAAATATTGCAACTTATCTTGGACAAATTAGATAAGATTGAATCAGGTCAGGAAGCTATGCGCAAAGAAATGCAAGAAATGAAGCAAGAACAACAAGGAATGAAGCAAGAGCAACAAGGAATTAAAGCAAGAATTAAACGATTGGAAGAAGGACAAGAAATGATTCTAGAGTTTTTAAAAAATATGGAACAAACACTGGTGAATTGCGAGAAAGACCATGAATTTATAGAGAAATTAAAGAAGGTTGCAGGAGAGTAGAGTATAAGTCCTATCCTATATAAGATTGAATTAGTAGCAAAAATTATTCTTAGACCCCTAGTGGGTCTATTTTTATACTATAGTTATTTGCAAGTATACACATAGACGATTCAGTATAATAATAGTATGATAGAATACGTCAACGAACTATTGGGAAGGATAGGGGAGCTGTGGGTATGGGTAATGATGCAAAGGTTTTAGTAATAGGAACGATATTCGTAGATTGTAAAGGATTTGCTAGAGATGAGTACAATCCTGATGCTAGGAACTTAGGAAAAATTAAGTTTTTCCACGGTGGTGTGGCTCGAAATGTCGCTGAAAATATGGCTAAGTTGAATTTGCAAACTACACTTATGGCCTCAGCAGATGCAACACCGTTAGGGAAAGATGTAATAGAGCGCTTAGAAGCTGCTAAAGTAAGCACAAAATACATAAAAGAAGCTAAGGAAGATGGCATGGGTATGTGGCTAGCTATTTTGGACAAGCAGGGGAGTCTATCAGGTTCAATTTCGCAAATGCCAGATTTAGCACTACTTAAGCAAACTATAGATGAGAATATAACTGAAATAGCCAACGAATTCACAGATATTGTCCTAGAGCTGGATTTAAATATAGATATAACTAGTAAAGCGATTGCAATTGCAAAGGAACATAACAAAAAAATCTATGGTATTCCTGGAAACCTCGATGTTATATTGTCAAACCCGGAGATTTTAAAGGATATGGATTGCTTTATATGCAATAACTTTGAGGCTGATCGTTTGTTTGAAACGGATTTTACCAATAGTAGTCTAGATTTTAAAAGGCAGCTAGTAGAAACTTTTGCTAAAAAGCTAAGAATTCAGTTTTTCGTTGTTACTCTTGGTGGAGACGGTTCAGTATATTACGATGTTAATTCTAAGGCGAGTGGATACCAACCAGTTTTTCCTGTCAATGTAGTGGAATCGACTGGGGCGGGGGATGCGTTTTTCTCTGGGACGGTTATGGGTTTGATAAAAAACAAACCATTATCGGAAGCTGTAATATGTGGCACGAAGGTAGCGGGCTGGACAATTGAGTCGGTGGAAAACTGCTGTGAAGATCTTAGTGAAAAAATTAAAGGCGACGAACTCTTCAGAGATGTAGAAAAAGTTACAGTATAATGAATAAATCAAGCAAATACATTTCCTGGGCTTGTGTGCTATTTTGGATGGCGCTGATTTTTTATCTTTCTCATCAGCCTGCCACAGAATCAAATGAATTGAGCACAGGTATTACAGAACTTATAAAACAATTTATAGAAAGAGTTATGCCACATATTGCAATTGACATAAGCACACTGAATTTCATTATCAGAAAGGGTGCTCATTTCTTTGCTTACTTAGTTCTAGGGGTACTTGTTATCAATGCTTTATGGGCTAGTGGATTTAAAGGCTGGCGGATGGCTGGAGTCGCTTTTGTAATTTGTGTATCTTACGCAATTACAGATGAAGTGCATCAGTTGTTTATCCCAGGTCGTAGTGGAGAAATTCGAGATGTCATAATCGATAGTGCGGGTGCATTAGTTGGAATTAGCATATACTATCTGCTTCGAAGTGCGTATGGTATTAACAAGACATAGATATTTATCTGTATAATAAACAGTCCGAAATTAAGCGGGCTGTTTTTGTTTTGTAAAATTTCATAAAAATTTGTCAGAAATAGCAGGAATTTAGCAAATTTATGCAGAATAGGGAAATCAAATAAGTAATAGTAAGAGGAGGTAGGTAATGTATAAGGTCTATCGAGTTATTGTTACTGCTATTGTCTTTTGCGGGCTAATGTTACTTAGCTGGAATTTCACTAGTGCCGTAGATTTGCTTGAGTTTGAAGGTGAGGGAACCAAAGAAAATCCATATCAAATTGCAACACCAGAACAATTAGATTTAGTTAGACAACATTTGGACAAGCATTTTATTCAAGTTGCTGATATTGATCTATCGGAATATTTATCGAGTGGAGGGGCTGGTTACAACGATGGATATGGATGGGAACCCATAGGTATTTCTTTAGGGAATGCTTTTATAGGTACATACGATGGTCAAGGTTATACAATTTCTAATCTAGCAATAAATAGAAGTAATCAAGATCATATTGGTTTATTTGGTTATGTTGGTAATAACACAACAATATCGTTTAATATAAAGGTAACTATAAAGCGTATAGGTTTATTGGATGTTAATATTAATGGAAATGACTTTGTGGGCGGATTAGTTGGAACTTTACAACATGGAGAAATTCATGAGTGCTACGTAACTGGAGATGTTGTAGGGACAGGATTTAGAGTCGGTGGATTGGTTGGATCGAATAATAGGCGAGTAGAGAATTCTTATAGTAAAGCTTCTGTTACAGGAAGTTCTATGGTTGGTGGACTAGTAGGAGCTAACGTAAGTACATCAGCGAGAGTTATAAATTGCTATTCAGTTGGAAGAGTTGCGAGAGTAGGTACAATAGGATTAGTTGGCGGTTTAATTGGGTATAATGAACCAAATGTGAGCGTATGGATAAATAGTTATTATAACTCCAATACTTCGGAACAATCAGATACTGGAAAAGGGTTCGGAAGGACAACAGCTGATATGAAGAAGAAGTCGACTTATGAAAACTGGAATTTCGATGCGGCTGAAGATAGCGTACAGCCTATTTGGCATATCAATGAAGAAATCAATGACGGATACCCGTATTTAATGGCTTTTTTGAAACATGAGGAAGTTAAGGGTTCGAATTCAAGCTTAGCAGAACTTTATCTGTACGTAATTGATGATTATGGAACAAAGAGTTTAGCAGAAATAATGCCAGAGTTTGCTAAGGAACAGCACCATTATTCAGCGATTGTTACTGAGTCTGTATACCAAGTTAAACTTAGGGTATTACCTGAGGATGAAAAAGCTACAATTATAGTTAATGAAGATACTATTGACATAGACGGTCTTTCTCGAGTAATTCCTTTGGAAATAGGGACTAATGATATCGTTGTAGTGGTAATTGCAGAAGATAATGAATCATCACAACACTATGTATTGATAGTAACTAGAATAGAAGACAACTTAGGTGAACCTGGTGAAAAAAATCCTGAGCCGGGCGACCCTGAGCCAACAGAACCTGAACCAACCGAAACTGAACCAAGTAATCCTGAACCAAGTAATCCTGAACCAAGTAATCCTGAACCAAGTAATCCTGAACCGAGTGACCCTGAGCCAATCGACCCTGGACCAAGTGACTCAGAACCAAGCGACCCTGGACCAAGTGACCCAGAGCCATTCGACCCTGAACCAACAGAAAGTGAGCCAGAATTACAGAATGGTTATATAGAAGAAGATGAAAAACTTGATAGTAACTTATTAAACTTAGAACAAGCAGTGATAAATCTGATTAGAATTCAACCAAATATGGAAGCTACGTTGATAGAGACAGGTCAAATTGTTATAAATTTAGATGAGTTGATTAATGCAGAACAGTTGGTGCAATTAGACTATAATGCCATAATACATGTTTCTATATTACACTCATCACAAACTATTGTTACACTTTCTGGATCAATGACTAAGTTTTTGATTGAAAAAAGAACCAAATTACATATAGAGACAGCTAATTCAATACTCTATTTTCCGCTTGATGAATTAAACAACATAGATATTTCACTTGAACATTTACAAAGCTTAAATTTTGAGATTAATGACGCATCTGAGAAAATAGAAATATTAGCAGCAGATGCTGAAATTATTAATCCAGTTGAGTTTTTAGTATATGTAAATTTGGATAGTTCAACAGAAATACAAGATAGTAATCAGCTAGTCGATGTTAAAGAAATTAATCAGTTCAATGTTTACATAGCTAGAGATATTAAGATGCCAAGTGATTGGGGATTTGAACAAGTGGGTACGGGAGTATATATAACTGATACGGGTGAATATTATCATGTGCCGACGACATTTTATGAAGCTGACGGAGTTAAGTATGCCCGTATATTGAGCTTGACTAATAGTATTTACGGGCTATTAGTAGTAAAAAGCAGCTCTTTTGTAGATATGATTGACCATTGGGCTTATGAGTCAGTAAAAAATTTAACTGATAGACAAATTCTTAAAGGAATAAATATAGATGGAGAGCTATATTTTGAGCCTAACAGGAATATAACAAGAGCGGAGTTCGTTACTATTCTAACTAGAGCAGTAGGGTTACATGCGGGTAAACAATATAGTCACAGTAATTTAGACTATACAAGCATATCTAATCCACAGGGTGTAATGTATGTTGATATTGATGAAAAGGATTGGTTTGAACATTATATTAGGCTGGCCAAAACTAATAACTTAATAAATGGTTATAATGATCAAACTTTTCGACCACTAGATTATATTACGAGAGAGCAAGCAGTTGTTATATTATATAATGCAAAAAACTTCGTACATGCGAAAACGTCTAGTGGGCAAAAGATTAATTATAACGGTGGAATAGATTACAGTGCTAGTACAGATATTGACAAACTTATGTTATATGCTGATGCAAAGCAAATTTCATCTTGGTCTATAGAAGCATTTCGATTATTGGTTTCAGAGCAATTAATTAAAGGGTATGAAGGTAAACTGCATCCTAAAAACAACCTAACACGTGCACAGGCGGCTGTGTTAATAGAAAGATTATTAGAGTATATAAAATTAACCAATAATTAAATTAAATTAAAGTTAAGTCGAAGTCAAAACAAAGTCAAAACAAAGTTAAAGCGAAATTTAAGGGGATCATTTCGATCCCCTCGCAGTTATTATTGCTTGTTTTTTAAAATTACAATTTCTGTTCATCATTTTTTTTAATACCTTTTAGCATAGAAAGTATCTCACGCTGGATAGTAACACTTTTTGTCAGTTTTGATTGTAAATCCCTTTGGTAGTCCATTAACTGAGTTTCACGCTCCCTTGAGTCCATACGATTTGTAATAATTAAATACACAGCTACAGCTCCGAAAATAAACTCTGATACAAGCTTAAATAGTATTTCTTCCATAGATTTTCACCACCCTAATAACTTTATCTAAATTTGTAAAATACGAATAAAAGGCCACCTTGAGCTAAGCTCTAAGGTGGCCTTGATAAAGATTAGTAAAATAAGTTTTTGGCACATTACTCAAAATCTATTTCTTGCACTGTGCGTTCAATAATGCGGGCACCGACTTTTTCTACTAAGCCACCGCCATGTTCAAAAGCATCAGCAGCCAAGATTTCATCCATTGCTGCTTGCACTGATTGAGCATCTATAGGTTCAAGTGGATTATCAACGCCGATTCTAGTAAGCTTACCTTCAGCGTTACGAAATACTAATTCGAGTTTCTTTGACATTTAAAGCCCTCCTTTCTCTTAGATATTCACTGTTATCTATTAAAATGTAATTGTTTAACTTGCTTGTAGTTAAGCTAACTTGTTGTTACTCTTGTTCTAAAGAACTAGTATCAGTTCTGTCAATCCCGTAAAGTGGGAATTCCTGTAATGATGCCAGGGCGACGGCTGTATTAAAAACAGCTTCGTCAGTGGCCATAGGCTTAATGCGTGAATAGTTTTTTCTACGTAAGATAGAAAAACCAAATGCATCCGTACCAGTTTCGAGTACTAAGCTAACACGGCTATCTACACGATCACTTATAACTGCCATTAGCGTGACCTCCTTTCGTTTAGATATTCAAATCGATTTGACACTTTATATAATGCAATACTAACCAAAAAAGGGGAACAAAATTGAAGTATACTGTGATATACTATTAAGACACAAAAGGACAAAACATCCTCTAAAATACCAAATATCACTTGACTAGCACAGGTGTTCGCTGTATAATTAAGATAACGGAACAAAAGTTCTATGCATCGGGATTATTTCAGTCTATGTTCTACTATCAGATATTAAAAGTTTAATGATGATAGTATAACGGCAACTAAGGAATTCACCTACGTCTATGACTTGGCGATTTCCAAGTTTTGTTTATGAAAGTATGGTGAGGTGATTCTATTGAGTGAAGAAATGTTTAGAATTATGATGGAAGAAATCAAGGACATCAAGGCGAACATGGCAACAAAGGATGATCTAAAGGGCTTTGCAACAAAGGATGACATCAAAGAAATTCGAGAAGAGATGAAGAACTTCGCAACGAAGGATGACATCAAAGATATTCGAGAAGAGATGAAGAACTTCGCAACAAAGGATGACATTAAGCATCTAGACGCTAAGATTGACATGGTTGCCAAGGAACTTTACGATAGCCTTCACACACTTCTTGAAGTTATGGACAAAAAATAACAGATGTCAGAGACATGCAGCAGATTCAGATTGACAAGCATGAGAGTGCTCTTGAAGTACTAAATAAAAGAACATTAGTGTTGGAAGCGGAGCAGGTACGTATTAAAAAGCACTTATCAATGGTGTAAGTTAGAGCGAGCTTATCTATATTAATAATATTGAGCCTAATCGTTGGAGGATTTATCAATCTTCTGTGGTTAGGTTTTTATTTTGCCTAATTTGGAAAAAAGATATACTAGACTGATATACTAAAAGCTGTTTTAATGTATATTGTGAGTATATACGAAAAGTGTATACGATGTTGTAACAATAAAACCAATTTAGGAGGAATAGCATTGAAAAAAATTACGGTTAAGATTACTTCTATTTTAATCGCTTTAGCTATGGTGTTTACGTTTGTACCAGCTAGCGTTGTTGCTACTGAGGATGTAACAGAACAAACTGAGCAGCAAGAGCAGGTTGAAGAAGTAGTAACTGAGGAAGAAGTAGTAACTGAGGAAGAAGTAGTAACTGAGGAAGAAGTAGTAACTGAGGAAGAAGTAGTAACTGAGGAAGAAGTAGTAACTGAGGAAGAAGCAACAACTGAGGAAGAATCTACTGAAACTGTAGTTTTTGATGATATTAACCATTGGGCTAAAGATCAAATCCTTAAAATGCATGCAAAAGGTGTAGTTTTAGGTGATGACCAAGGTAAGTTCAACCCTAACAACAATATTACACGCGCAGAGTTTACTGCTATGGTAAACCGTGTGTTCGGTTTTGTTGCACAAGCAGAACTAAGCTTTACTGATGTACAAGGTGATGAGTGGTACGCTGAAGACTTAGCTAAAGCTGTAGCGGCAGGCTACATTGACGGATATCCAGATGGAACTATGCTTCCTAACAACTATATCACTCGTCAAGAAGCAGCAAAAATTGTTGTAGAAGTATTTGGCTTTGCTGATATGTCAGCAGTTGAAGGTAATGAGTTTGCGGATTTCGCATATGTTGGCGAGTGGGCACAGAACTATGTAGCAATCGCTAAAGAGAAAAGCTATGTAAAAGGTTACGAGGATGGAACTTTTAAACCACAAAGTAACATTCGTCGTGGTGAGACAGTACAAATGCTTGTGAACTCCACAGGTGAAATTATCACGGAAGCTGGAACATACACTGAAGACTTCGCAACTAACGTAGTTGTAAGAAGTGCAGATGTAGTATTAGAAGATTTAACTATTGAAGGAGACTTATACCTAGCTCCAGGTGTTGGAGAAGGTGAAGTAGTACTAGAAAATGTTGTAGTAGAAGGTACAACGTTTGTAGCTGCTAATGCTAATCTTGCTGGAGAATTTGCCACAGTAGTTGTAAATGCCCCAGTAGCGGTTAATATAGTAGAGCAAGCATCAATTACTAACTTTGTAGTAAACAATAAAGCAGCTGGTGCTAACATTACTGCTATTGCAGCTATGGTGTTTGAACCAAAAGCAGCAGTAAAAGTTAACGGTCAAGATGTAGTAGCAGGATCTAAAGTAACTGTAAGTGGCGGTGGTGAGACTGTAGTTGAGCCTCCATCGTCTCAAGATCCAATAGTAGAAGAAGAGCATTCAGTATATGAGTTTAGCTTTGAATTACCAACTGAAATCGTAGCAGAAGAAGATGTGGAAGTTGCAGTAACATTTGCAGCGACAGAAGTTAAAGACTTAGGATATGAGAATGTACGCTTTGCATTCGCAGTAGCAACTGATGTTGAAGATGCAGAAGTAACATTTACAGCAGTAGATAGCGAAGGAACTGAGTACACGTTTACAAATGAAGGAGCATGGGGACCTGCAGCAGGTTTTGCAATCCCAGCAGATTACACAGCAGCAACTGACTGGACATTAAACTTCTCTAAAGCAGGAACATACACAATTACTTTCCAATTAGTAACTGTAGATGGTGAAGTTTTAGTTGAAGGAACTCAAGAAGTAGTTGTGTTAGAAGAAGCAACAATCGTAGAAGAGCATTCAGTATATGAGTTTAGCTTTGAATTACCAACTGAAATCGTAGCAGAAGAAGATGTAGAAGTTGCAGTAACATTTGCAGCAACAGAAGTTAAAGACTTAGGATATGAGAATGTACGCTTTGTATTCGCAGTAGCAACTGATGTAGAAGATGCAGAAGTAACATTTACAGCAGTAGATAGCGAAGGAACTGAGTACACGTTTACAAATGAAGGAGCATGGGGACCTGCAGCAGGTTTTGCAATCCCTGCAGATTACACAGCAGCAACTGACTGGACATTAAACTTCTCTAAAGCAGGAACGTACACAATTACTTTCCAATTAGTAACTGTAGATGGTGAAGTTTTAGTTGAAGGAACTCAAGAAGTTGTCGTATTAGAAGAAGCAACAGAAGAAGTAATTGAAGAAGAAACAACTGAAGAAACGACAGAAGAAGTATAAATTATAGGTTTGGTATAATATTTAACTATGAGACAGCTAGTATGCGGACACGTTTCGCTTGCTAGCTGTTTTTCTATGTGTGTACTATAACTCCATGTTTTTTAGGGAGTATTTGTTAATGTAGATTAAGGTTCGTTGTAAAATATTACAAATGATATATAATATATATTACAATAACATGAAATATTGGGGCGGAGTTTGTATAGAATAACCTAACAGCATCGTCGTTACTCGGCGATGTTTGAGTATTAATGGGAAAGATAAAATAGTGTTTAGGAGGTGGTTTGTTAATATGATCAACGAGAATATGTACAACGAAAATATGCATAATGTTAACTCAGTAAACTCTGATTGCAAGAAAGTTATTATTGTCGAAGGCAAAAACGATAAAAATAAGCTGCTAGAAATTTTAGCGGAGCCTGTACATATAATCTGCACTTACGGCACGCTAGGGGAAGAGAAAATTAACGACCTGTTATTACCATATGAAGATGAAGATGTATACGTACTTGTCGATGCAGATGAATCTGGAAACAAAATTCGCAAGTGGATTAAGCAAATGCTGCCTAATGCCACCCACATCTATACGAGAAGAATGTATGGTGAGGTTTCAAGTACACCACTAGAACATTTAGCTAAGGTTCTAAAAGATGCCCATTTTGAAGTTCATGACTTAGATATTGACTATGATTCTTAGCAACCATATATTCCAATATAATTGTGTTTGTTAGCATAATATTTGCTATACTGAATATAATCATTCTTAGCGCCATTTTAACGATAAGGTAGGCGGAAATACAAATAGACACGCAAAAGATTCACATAAGGAGAGGATTGAAGCATGAGCACTAATTACTCAACAGAGTATGCCAAATGGCTAGAATTTGAACAGCTTGATCCAGAGCTTAAGGAAGAGTTAGTACTTATTAAAGACAAGGACGAAGAAATACAAGAACGATTCTATGGAAACATCCAATTCGGCACTGGGGGGCTAAGGGGAATTCTCGGGGCAGGTACTAGTAGGATGAATGTGTATATGATTCGCAAAGCAACCCAAGGTTTAGCTAAATCGATTGAAATCGCTTGTCGAGATAAAAAATTGACCTGTGATGAGGTGATTCCTTCAGCTGTTATCGCCTACGATTGCCGACACAAATCACGATTATTCGCTGAGGAAGCTGCTCGCGTCTTAGCGGCGAATGGTATTCGTGCATATGTGTTTCGAGAGCTGCAGCCAACGCCAACCCTGTCGTTTGCTGTCCGTGAGCTGCAAGCAACTACGGGAATAGTAGTGACGGCTAGCCATAATCCGCCTGAATATAACGGCTATA
Encoded here:
- a CDS encoding S-layer homology domain-containing protein, coding for MKKITVKITSILIALAMVFTFVPASVVATEDVTEQTEQQEQVEEVVTEEEVVTEEEVVTEEEVVTEEEVVTEEEVVTEEEATTEEESTETVVFDDINHWAKDQILKMHAKGVVLGDDQGKFNPNNNITRAEFTAMVNRVFGFVAQAELSFTDVQGDEWYAEDLAKAVAAGYIDGYPDGTMLPNNYITRQEAAKIVVEVFGFADMSAVEGNEFADFAYVGEWAQNYVAIAKEKSYVKGYEDGTFKPQSNIRRGETVQMLVNSTGEIITEAGTYTEDFATNVVVRSADVVLEDLTIEGDLYLAPGVGEGEVVLENVVVEGTTFVAANANLAGEFATVVVNAPVAVNIVEQASITNFVVNNKAAGANITAIAAMVFEPKAAVKVNGQDVVAGSKVTVSGGGETVVEPPSSQDPIVEEEHSVYEFSFELPTEIVAEEDVEVAVTFAATEVKDLGYENVRFAFAVATDVEDAEVTFTAVDSEGTEYTFTNEGAWGPAAGFAIPADYTAATDWTLNFSKAGTYTITFQLVTVDGEVLVEGTQEVVVLEEATIVEEHSVYEFSFELPTEIVAEEDVEVAVTFAATEVKDLGYENVRFVFAVATDVEDAEVTFTAVDSEGTEYTFTNEGAWGPAAGFAIPADYTAATDWTLNFSKAGTYTITFQLVTVDGEVLVEGTQEVVVLEEATEEVIEEETTEETTEEV
- a CDS encoding toprim domain-containing protein, producing MINENMYNENMHNVNSVNSDCKKVIIVEGKNDKNKLLEILAEPVHIICTYGTLGEEKINDLLLPYEDEDVYVLVDADESGNKIRKWIKQMLPNATHIYTRRMYGEVSSTPLEHLAKVLKDAHFEVHDLDIDYDS
- a CDS encoding VanZ family protein, with amino-acid sequence MNKSSKYISWACVLFWMALIFYLSHQPATESNELSTGITELIKQFIERVMPHIAIDISTLNFIIRKGAHFFAYLVLGVLVINALWASGFKGWRMAGVAFVICVSYAITDEVHQLFIPGRSGEIRDVIIDSAGALVGISIYYLLRSAYGINKT
- a CDS encoding DUF2922 domain-containing protein; its protein translation is MSKKLELVFRNAEGKLTRIGVDNPLEPIDAQSVQAAMDEILAADAFEHGGGLVEKVGARIIERTVQEIDFE
- a CDS encoding carbohydrate kinase family protein, which codes for MGNDAKVLVIGTIFVDCKGFARDEYNPDARNLGKIKFFHGGVARNVAENMAKLNLQTTLMASADATPLGKDVIERLEAAKVSTKYIKEAKEDGMGMWLAILDKQGSLSGSISQMPDLALLKQTIDENITEIANEFTDIVLELDLNIDITSKAIAIAKEHNKKIYGIPGNLDVILSNPEILKDMDCFICNNFEADRLFETDFTNSSLDFKRQLVETFAKKLRIQFFVVTLGGDGSVYYDVNSKASGYQPVFPVNVVESTGAGDAFFSGTVMGLIKNKPLSEAVICGTKVAGWTIESVENCCEDLSEKIKGDELFRDVEKVTV
- a CDS encoding DUF1659 domain-containing protein, encoding MAVISDRVDSRVSLVLETGTDAFGFSILRRKNYSRIKPMATDEAVFNTAVALASLQEFPLYGIDRTDTSSLEQE
- a CDS encoding S-layer homology domain-containing protein: MYKVYRVIVTAIVFCGLMLLSWNFTSAVDLLEFEGEGTKENPYQIATPEQLDLVRQHLDKHFIQVADIDLSEYLSSGGAGYNDGYGWEPIGISLGNAFIGTYDGQGYTISNLAINRSNQDHIGLFGYVGNNTTISFNIKVTIKRIGLLDVNINGNDFVGGLVGTLQHGEIHECYVTGDVVGTGFRVGGLVGSNNRRVENSYSKASVTGSSMVGGLVGANVSTSARVINCYSVGRVARVGTIGLVGGLIGYNEPNVSVWINSYYNSNTSEQSDTGKGFGRTTADMKKKSTYENWNFDAAEDSVQPIWHINEEINDGYPYLMAFLKHEEVKGSNSSLAELYLYVIDDYGTKSLAEIMPEFAKEQHHYSAIVTESVYQVKLRVLPEDEKATIIVNEDTIDIDGLSRVIPLEIGTNDIVVVVIAEDNESSQHYVLIVTRIEDNLGEPGEKNPEPGDPEPTEPEPTETEPSNPEPSNPEPSNPEPSNPEPSDPEPIDPGPSDSEPSDPGPSDPEPFDPEPTESEPELQNGYIEEDEKLDSNLLNLEQAVINLIRIQPNMEATLIETGQIVINLDELINAEQLVQLDYNAIIHVSILHSSQTIVTLSGSMTKFLIEKRTKLHIETANSILYFPLDELNNIDISLEHLQSLNFEINDASEKIEILAADAEIINPVEFLVYVNLDSSTEIQDSNQLVDVKEINQFNVYIARDIKMPSDWGFEQVGTGVYITDTGEYYHVPTTFYEADGVKYARILSLTNSIYGLLVVKSSSFVDMIDHWAYESVKNLTDRQILKGINIDGELYFEPNRNITRAEFVTILTRAVGLHAGKQYSHSNLDYTSISNPQGVMYVDIDEKDWFEHYIRLAKTNNLINGYNDQTFRPLDYITREQAVVILYNAKNFVHAKTSSGQKINYNGGIDYSASTDIDKLMLYADAKQISSWSIEAFRLLVSEQLIKGYEGKLHPKNNLTRAQAAVLIERLLEYIKLTNN